One Hippopotamus amphibius kiboko isolate mHipAmp2 chromosome 12, mHipAmp2.hap2, whole genome shotgun sequence genomic window, GGACGTAGAGGGAAGGGAGAGTGGGGCTGTGCCAAGAGAACCCGAGGGCTGTCTCCCCTCCAGTGGAGGCCTGAGGACCAGCCCAGGACTCAGCCCTGTGTGTCCACAGCCATCGAAGCAtccgcgccccccacccccacccttggaCTTTCACCGGGACCATCCGCGGATTCCCAGGGAAGGATGTGGGCTCACTCGTGCTGAGCAAGGTGCCAGGGAGAAGGCAGATCCACCCGGGCGGCTAGAGAGAGGCCTCAGCCCAGGTCACTGTTTTCAAACAATTCGTGCGTCCGGGTGGGGTAATGGACTCCCTCTGGACACATTATCTGCTCATATCTTTATCTCACTTTGAGCTGAGATAAAGGAGgaagttgtctttttcttttggattttaaaaGAGCTTTTCCCATAAAAGGGAACTTACCCCTTTGCCAAATATCTTCCAAATAACTTATTGTGTTCCCATTGGCCTGTTGACTTTGAGGGTGTGTGAGCATGTgagtgtgtatgcgtgtgtgagtgtgtgctgcACAAAATATGTGGCCAAATTGATCACTCTTCTGCATCTGGCTTCTGTGTTTTCTACAAGCTTAGGGAGGGCCCCTGATTTCCAGCCTAGATTCTATCTCAGACATTTGACCCTCCAGCAGGTGACTCTCAGGTCCACGGGGCCTGTCTGGATTTTATCTTATGGATCTCAGGTAGGAGCCTCCTTGGCTGATGTATATTTTATCCTGGAAAGGGAAGTAGCTCAGAACTCAGCTTCTGAGTTCATGGGAGTCCCTCTCCACGGCCAAGCCAGGCTCCAAGTGCAGCATGGGTGGAGTATCGACCGTCAGGGGAGCCGGGCTTGGGACGAGAGTCGCACGCAGGAGAGGAAACAGACAAGGGGAGCCTTCCCGGGATGAGGCTAGAGATGGGGAGGAACAGCTGGCGGGCCAGCGGGGATGTGCCCTCCATTCGTCCCACAGAGGCTCATCATGCCTGGGCTGTCGCCACCCTTCTGGGGCTTGTGTCCTCGGCAccacccccgcctcccctcccaaGGACCTCTGGCCTCAGGTCCCATGAACCTGGCTGTTTGGTGCCTCCTCCTGCCTCTAAAACCAAGAGGCCACGTGACTGGACCCTGACAGAAATGGCCCTGCAGATGACTTCACTTCCAGCTGTTCATCCAATTTAGAAAGTCAGGAGCtgaggggcaggagcagggacTCAGCGCCAGGGGCAGACGCTGGAGGGCTCTCCGTGAGCCTGTGGGCTTTTGAGGGCAGAGGGTCCCCTGGAAGAGGGGCTGTTACTCGGGCAGCATCAGTGGGGCAGGGCTTATGTCACAAAGGGGCCACAGAAGTGACCACTAGCAGGGAGGGCAGCCAAGGGCAGATGCACCCTGACCTTGGCCCTGAAAGACACCCCTAGCAGGCGCATGGCCGTGAACTGAAGGTGCTGGAGAGAAGCAGGCCACGGGTGGGATTCACCAAgctcagggaaggagagagacggCCTGTGGCCGGCAGCTAGCTCAGGGGTCGGCCGCAGCACCGTGGAAAGGACCTTGGCGCTCAGGTGGGCCCAGGTGTAGCTGTGCTGGGCAGGCGACGGCTCAGGGCGGCTGCCCTGTGCGCCCGGGCAGCTGCTCCAGAGGCCACGGAGCAAGACTGAGCCGTTCCAACCCCATGTGTGTCTCATCAATGCTGCCCTCGAGTggaggcagggcggggggggtggggcaggttaCCACGGGCCAGGCGGCTGGATGGAGGGGACCTGGTGTCATTATCCCAGGTGTCCCTGTGCATCAGCCTCCCCACAGGCCCGTCTCTGGGAGGCGCACGGGCTGGTGACCTCCTGCAGTGGGGGTTTGGTTGGCGATTCCTGGCAGAGAGTACGTGGGCCACAGCGACATCCCCAGTGGGTAGCCGAGATAAGACCCCAGGGGTGTTGGGTGCTGGGTGTCCATATCTAAAGGCTGATGGATACCAGGTGTCTCCTGGTTTGGCCATTGCAAGCTCTGGTCAGCTGAGATACCCTGTCCTCACTTCTCTGTGGCAAGTGCAACCCATGGACCCTGCTCTGTCTCGAGGGACTCACTCCTGTCTGCACCCAACACACAAACCACTGACCCTGCCCTGCGAGCCAAATCCTGGTAACCTTCTGTGGCAGGAGGGACTCCTCTAAAGCAAAGGCACTTTACAAGCTGTGATCCCTCGTACATGCGGGTGAGACTGAGGCAGGGCAGCCCTGGACTAAAGCAGGCACGCAGTCTCCTGGCCATATCCTCCTGTGTAGAGGGTTTTGCAGCCCCTGGGGGCTCTGATGAGGAGATGTCACACAGAACATGCAGTGCCTACCACACGGCCCGGCCCAGCCAGCCGGAAGAGCaggcatgtgtgtgcacgtgtgtgtgcacgcgtgtgtgcatCTCTCCCACGCATGAGTGCATGGGGGTGTGTCCTTCCAGAAAGAAAACATCCAAGATGGGAGAATGGACTGAACGGCACATTTCACAGGTGGCTTCTGCCTTGGGCAGACGCTGTTAACCACCGTTCTCCCCTTTTCGCctgcagcagagctgggaggggccGGGTGCAGAGGCAGCAGGGTCCGCCCAGCCTTGCAAGGACAGGAGGGATTCAGCTGCGCCCCCCTCCCTGGGCTGAGGTACCATGGCCAGGCTCCGACCCTGCCTGCTGCTCCTGATGGCCACGGTGGCCCTCACGTCCGGAGGTGTCCAGGCCTGGGGTTCGTCGAAGGTGGTGAGGGATTTCCAAGATATCCCGGAATCCTATGTGTACGTGCAGCAGGCACTGTGGTTCGCCATGAAGGAGTTCAACAAGGCCAGCAAGGACAAGTACACCTTCAAGGTGACACAGATTTTGAAGTCCCAGGAGCAGGTTGGTGGCTTCCGCTCCCCATTCTTTGTCCCTGCACTCGCTTTGAGGCAGGGCTGTCGCCCGTGGAGGGCAGCTGAGAGACATCCAAGCCAAAATGTATGAACTTTATTTTAGGGGTTTGGGGAAGAAAGTTGATTAAACTTCCTCCTTTATCATTCTGGGGTAAAACATAACAGATCAAATAACGTAAAATTAGTTACAGTCACATCAGAAAACACAGGTAGGAGCCCAGAAGGGCTCCTGAAGGGGCAGAGTTGGGAGAGTTTGAGCTGACGTCATCAACCTGAGTGGTGACGGGGTGGATTATAACACAgcgaacaagcaaacaaactccACGTGCAGCTTTCGCTGTACAAAGGAGCAAGGGCAGAAGGGAAGGCTCTTCTTTTCAGAATAATGCCTGCTAAGAGATGTAGATGAAAGAATATGAAACCAGAAACTCACCTTTCGCAACCACCACGGTAATAACTAAGTCGAAAATCAACAATAAATCCTCCacccaaggtggggggggggggtggacggCTAGAGGGATTGCTTGTGAATCAGTTACAACCAGGACACCGTGTGCCTCTGATGTGACATCACTGCAAGGACATGGCATCACCTGTGTATGGTGTTCCCGCCCCAAATGCCCAAGAGTGATCACGAAGGATAATTGTAGACGAGTCCGTACGATGGGGCTTTCTCTCAGACCGCTTACAAATATCACTGCTGGGAAAGATGGTTCTCATTTAAGGACACTTAGGAAGCATGCCAATAAATGCGACGTGTGGTTCTTTATCCTCTCTTGGATTTAAGATAATGCTGTAAAGGATGTTCTTAGGGCACCTGGAGGGATTTGAACACAGACCATGTCTTAGAGGAGCGCATTGAACCAGCGCTGTGTTTCTTGAGATAGAAGCTTGTCCTGCAGTTTATGCGGGAGCCCGAGGTGAGGGGTGGCAGGGTGTATGGAGAGGGTGACGGGTCCCTGCTGGGCCCGGGCTGTGGGTGATGCCAGCCTGACCCATAgctctgctcctcttcctcctccactcgCCCCATCTTCCCTCTAACCTGTGCTGCCCACCCTCCAGACACCGCCAACCTGCCTCCGTTTCCTGTTCTCTTATGTTCACTCAGCCTCTTGATCCCCTAAGAGGCCAGAGGACACCTGGCTCCGGGCCACCACACAAGCTGCGGGCCCCGGGCTCCCTCTGGTTCTCCGTGTGGCCCCAGTTGTGTGGTTTGTGTTTTTAGGCAGCGACACCTGGGCCAGGATGTGGGTCCCCAAAGGGTTATTGAATTAAAAACCTCATGCATATCGACGCTCCAGGGGGCTTCATTACCTGTTCTTAATGAATTTCCATCTTTCCCAGGACTAGTCCACTTTCTTGGACATTTTAATCTGTGCTCTCCGtttacacaaaaagaaatagatggtTCTGCTTTACAGGAaggtatttaataataaaataaaccaaagacCCACATAGCTCAAGACTAACCTCTCATTTCATAGAGTTTGCTAGTTCTTTTCacaaatgtacattttatttcttagttcACCGTCAGCTCAAATGCAGCTAAGGATGGAAACGAATCAGGTAGAAACATTCAAAAagggcctaaaaaaaaaaaaaaaaaaaagcgcctAGAACAAATGTGTTTAAAATTCCTCGGCATTCCAGCTACAAACTGCTGGAAAACATATTGAAGAAAGGGGTAAGGAAcgcaccacccccccccaaacagAAATAACTCCaaaaaaagtgaacagaaaaataaaacctaatgaTCTCATAACATACACCCAGGCCCTAAAGAAAGAAAACCGCTCTATTCCCATTGGATGATTTAAGTTAAAGTGCAAAGATCTTTATCAGCAGGGGCCACTGACAGCCTGCAGCCAGATCTGGTCCACTGCCCATTTTTGTATATCCCAGGAGCTACAGATGattataagaaacaaaagaagtaggctattttgtgacacatgaaaattacattACACTGAAACTTTGGTGTCCATAAATACAATTTTACTAGGACACTGCTACGCACACTTTTTGAGTGTCGTCTGGGCTGCATTTATGTTGCAAAGCCTGGAATATTTGCTCTCTGGCCCTTAAAGAAAAAGCATGCAGTCACCCACTCCAGTTCATAGCTGGCTGGGGTTCTGTTGCCGACTTTGTACATGGTGAAGGCTGGTAGGGAAGAGAGCCATTAGCAGCCTGGAGCCACGTTTACTTTGCACCGGATCCAGTGGCTTTCTGTAGGCGCACTCAGGTCTTCCAACTCACAGAGGCAGgagcaggcaca contains:
- the LOC130832588 gene encoding cystatin-13-like codes for the protein MARLRPCLLLLMATVALTSGGVQAWGSSKVVRDFQDIPESYVYVQQALWFAMKEFNKASKDKYTFKVTQILKSQEQVTDSLDYFLEVKIARTMCKKTSGENENCIVQQDPQMQKMFHCTFIVASKPWNFELTLLKKECQPV